The proteins below come from a single Bacillus spongiae genomic window:
- the namA gene encoding NADPH dehydrogenase NamA produces the protein MTTKLFETIQLEGLALKNRIVMAPMCMYSSHDENGKVENWHKTHYTSRAVGGVGLIIQEATAVTPQGRISSRDLGIWSDEHIEGLTELVTLVKEQGSKIGIQLAHAGRKAMVEGEIIAPSPIPFHDNMQTPKEMSLEDIYSTISAFKEGALRAKKAHYDVIEIHAAHGYLINEFLSPLTNHRTDEFGGSPEGRYLFLRKIIEAVKEVWEGPIFVRVSAHDYHPDGLQAEDYINIGAWMKEQGVSVIDVSSGAVVPAKIPVFPGYQVKLSETIKHGADVKTGAVGLITNGWQAEEILQNDRADLIFIGRELLRDPYWPRSAAKDLDVEIDAPKPYERGW, from the coding sequence TTGACGACAAAACTTTTTGAAACAATTCAGTTAGAAGGGTTAGCATTAAAAAACAGAATCGTCATGGCACCGATGTGCATGTACTCTTCTCACGATGAAAATGGGAAAGTAGAAAATTGGCACAAAACGCATTATACGAGTCGCGCAGTAGGTGGTGTAGGGCTGATAATACAAGAAGCAACTGCTGTGACTCCACAAGGGAGAATATCCTCACGAGATTTAGGGATATGGTCTGATGAACATATAGAGGGCTTAACTGAGCTTGTTACTCTTGTGAAGGAGCAAGGAAGTAAAATAGGAATTCAGCTTGCGCACGCTGGAAGAAAAGCAATGGTTGAAGGTGAAATTATCGCTCCATCACCCATTCCCTTTCATGATAATATGCAAACACCAAAAGAAATGAGTTTGGAGGATATTTATTCAACGATCTCCGCTTTTAAAGAAGGAGCTCTTCGGGCGAAAAAAGCCCATTATGATGTAATTGAAATTCATGCCGCCCACGGATATTTAATTAATGAATTTTTATCTCCTCTAACGAATCATCGAACAGATGAATTCGGAGGCTCTCCTGAAGGAAGATACCTTTTTTTACGCAAAATAATTGAAGCCGTAAAAGAAGTATGGGAAGGACCCATATTCGTTCGTGTTTCGGCTCATGATTACCATCCAGATGGATTGCAGGCAGAAGACTACATAAACATAGGGGCCTGGATGAAGGAGCAAGGAGTAAGCGTAATTGACGTAAGTTCAGGAGCAGTCGTTCCCGCGAAAATCCCAGTATTCCCTGGTTATCAAGTCAAACTATCTGAAACAATTAAGCATGGAGCTGACGTTAAAACGGGAGCAGTCGGGCTGATCACAAATGGGTGGCAAGCAGAAGAAATCCTTCAAAATGATCGAGCTGACTTAATCTTTATTGGGAGAGAATTGTTAAGGGATCCATACTGGCCAAGAAGCGCAGCTAAGGACCTTGATGTTGAAATCGACGCACCTAAGCCATACGAACGAGGTTGGTGA
- the proC gene encoding pyrroline-5-carboxylate reductase codes for MKTGFIGAGAMTQAMLVGALKKQALKCDDVWVTNKHNKTKLAALSTKHHIHTTYDLSKFMENIDLLIFSVKPKDAFDSIQAIKPYLCKDVLIISLMAGISTRLMEEMIGMEIAISRAMPNTSAAICKSATAFTFNPYTNEKQKQIAYSLFQSIGTVTEIPEEQLDLVTALSGSGPAYFYYLIEQMQLAAGKLGMDQRTAKLLIQQTLIGAGEMLITSPKGASALREDVTSSGGTTEAGLQVLQQCHVDKALYQCIETATLKAASLRKNVQQTITTQIKNA; via the coding sequence ATGAAAACGGGATTTATTGGAGCGGGAGCTATGACACAGGCAATGCTAGTAGGTGCACTAAAAAAACAAGCACTAAAGTGTGATGACGTGTGGGTAACAAATAAACATAACAAAACAAAACTTGCTGCTCTCTCCACCAAACACCATATTCACACAACGTATGACCTCTCTAAATTCATGGAAAATATTGACTTGTTAATTTTTTCAGTTAAACCAAAAGATGCCTTTGATTCCATTCAGGCGATTAAACCATATTTATGTAAAGATGTACTCATTATTAGTTTAATGGCGGGCATATCGACAAGGCTGATGGAAGAAATGATAGGAATGGAAATAGCCATTTCTAGAGCAATGCCTAATACATCTGCCGCCATATGCAAATCTGCGACTGCGTTTACGTTTAATCCTTACACGAATGAAAAGCAAAAACAGATTGCGTATTCTCTTTTTCAATCCATTGGAACCGTCACAGAAATTCCAGAGGAGCAGCTTGATCTTGTCACCGCATTATCAGGAAGTGGACCTGCATACTTTTATTATTTAATAGAACAAATGCAGCTTGCAGCAGGCAAGCTTGGTATGGACCAAAGGACTGCTAAGCTTTTGATTCAACAAACCCTGATTGGAGCTGGAGAGATGCTGATAACTTCCCCCAAAGGAGCATCAGCACTTAGAGAAGATGTAACAAGTTCAGGCGGAACAACAGAAGCAGGACTGCAGGTACTTCAACAATGTCACGTTGATAAGGCATTATACCAATGCATCGAAACGGCCACGCTAAAGGCAGCCTCACTACGCAAAAACGTTCAACAAACGATAACTACTCAAATAAAGAACGCGTAA
- a CDS encoding MBL fold metallo-hydrolase, with protein sequence MNSEWYGNIGKIVVPTPFAVGNVNAYLIKGDVLTLIDAGPKTDEAWDAMQTGLKNLGFNPQDIEQVILTHHHPDHVGLLDYFSEDVPIYGHSYNKDWLLRTDEFIQKHDDFYASLFYELGLPEQFLMFLERLKAPLKWMCQRSLTGVLAENDFIPGLPEWKVIETLGHAQSHLSFYREKDGVLLAGDHIIAHISSNPLIEPAEIMEGPRPKPQIQYNTSLNKMLDYDISTAFSGHGKEITKVHELIGRRLNRQHDRAMKVKEMLKGTPRSCFEVCQQLFPEIFKKELGLTMSETLGQLDYLVHMGDVSVTYNEKGVALYKAN encoded by the coding sequence ATGAATTCAGAATGGTATGGTAATATAGGAAAAATCGTGGTCCCTACTCCTTTTGCTGTTGGGAATGTGAATGCTTATTTAATAAAAGGAGATGTTTTAACATTAATTGATGCTGGTCCTAAAACGGACGAGGCATGGGATGCAATGCAAACTGGTTTAAAAAATCTAGGGTTTAATCCTCAAGATATTGAACAAGTTATTTTAACCCATCACCATCCAGATCATGTTGGTCTGTTAGATTATTTTTCAGAAGATGTCCCAATTTATGGACATTCTTATAACAAAGATTGGTTACTCAGAACCGATGAATTTATTCAAAAGCATGATGATTTTTATGCTTCCCTATTTTATGAACTTGGTTTACCAGAACAGTTCTTAATGTTTTTGGAGCGATTAAAAGCGCCATTAAAGTGGATGTGTCAACGTTCGTTAACAGGTGTGTTAGCAGAAAATGATTTTATACCGGGGTTACCTGAATGGAAAGTAATAGAAACTCTAGGTCATGCACAAAGTCATTTATCCTTTTATCGTGAGAAAGATGGTGTATTACTAGCAGGGGATCATATCATCGCCCATATTTCCTCTAATCCGCTTATTGAACCAGCTGAAATAATGGAAGGTCCTCGTCCGAAGCCTCAAATTCAGTATAATACGTCTTTGAACAAAATGCTAGATTATGATATATCTACCGCATTTAGTGGTCATGGAAAAGAAATAACAAAGGTACATGAGCTAATTGGTCGACGATTAAATCGTCAACATGACCGAGCAATGAAAGTGAAGGAAATGCTTAAGGGCACACCAAGAAGCTGTTTTGAAGTTTGTCAACAACTCTTTCCGGAAATATTTAAAAAAGAACTTGGCTTAACGATGTCAGAAACTCTTGGTCAACTTGATTATTTAGTTCATATGGGGGACGTGTCTGTCACATATAATGAGAAGGGTGTGGCATTGTATAAAGCTAACTAA
- a CDS encoding SDR family oxidoreductase, with translation MSGRNIVITGASSGLGACLAYECAKRGENVILLARNIDKLQTIQRDIQGKYHTKVFVYSLDVTNHKAVEHVFGQIFEEVTSIDVLVNNAGYGIFTEADDARIEDVKGMFDVNVYGLISCTQQVLTHMKQNKRGKIINIASQAGKLATPKSSAYAATKHAVLGYTNSLRMELKPFDVLVMAVNPGPISTNFFDVADRSGEYQKNIGKWMLKPEVVATKIADHLYTRRREINLPWYMNSVSVLYSLMPRLIEKLGGKAFYQK, from the coding sequence ATGAGTGGAAGAAATATTGTGATTACAGGAGCATCAAGTGGTCTCGGTGCTTGTCTCGCTTATGAATGTGCCAAACGTGGGGAAAACGTTATTTTACTAGCTCGTAACATCGATAAGTTACAAACTATTCAACGTGACATTCAAGGAAAATATCATACGAAGGTTTTTGTTTATTCCCTGGATGTAACGAATCATAAAGCAGTTGAACATGTGTTTGGGCAGATTTTTGAGGAAGTGACTTCTATAGATGTATTAGTAAACAATGCAGGGTATGGCATTTTTACTGAGGCAGATGATGCGAGAATAGAGGATGTAAAAGGGATGTTTGACGTAAATGTATATGGTCTGATTTCCTGTACTCAACAAGTGTTAACACATATGAAACAAAACAAAAGAGGTAAGATTATTAATATTGCTTCACAAGCTGGAAAGCTAGCGACACCAAAGTCAAGCGCTTATGCCGCCACTAAGCATGCTGTTTTAGGTTATACAAACTCTTTACGAATGGAGCTTAAGCCATTCGATGTATTGGTTATGGCAGTTAATCCAGGGCCGATTTCAACTAATTTCTTTGATGTTGCGGACCGTAGTGGTGAATATCAAAAAAATATAGGGAAATGGATGCTTAAACCTGAGGTTGTTGCCACAAAAATTGCTGATCATTTATATACAAGGAGAAGAGAAATTAATCTTCCCTGGTATATGAATAGTGTAAGTGTACTCTATTCATTAATGCCGCGACTAATTGAAAAACTTGGAGGCAAAGCTTTTTATCAAAAGTAA
- a CDS encoding glycoside hydrolase domain-containing protein, with protein sequence MNPSILAVQIWVNETYRGREGFNPSPETGKAGLSSIYALIRALQLELGISTPTDNFGPGASTLYKAWGEMELGKVPTDEIGKRIVTILQGAMYCKGYNPGGFTGRFEEGTQAAVLKLQTDAGLPIRDGKVYDYVFKAFLSMDVYVLTIGGDTRVREIQKDLNYNYFTTSGVQPTDGHYQSGTNKALIYGIQTEKGIPTGIQTGTVGPLTTNSLPTLRIGSSGQFVKLFQYALYVNHFDPGPFDGYYGENVKVAVTAFQAFVGLPPDGIGNIQTWLSVLVSTGDPNRKGTACDSITEVTPARAQSLIDFGYQVIGRYLTNAEGGINKKIQTGEIETIFESGLNLFPIFQTHGGEASYFNEEQGKKDARDAYNAARRYGFKRGTTIYFSVDFDALEYQVSDNIIPHFRGINDYLENKGSYYKIGIYGSRNVCSSVSDEGFATTSFISDMSTGFSGNVGYPLPKNWVFDQISTIRVGTGNGYIEIDNNIASGRDWGVSSAVPLDPSVRNDIFFSQLEAIYQLALENGYSVSQANIVTLHVLRESVYNSTLWNNLAGSIESDFVHLVKSSIDMPVEEIYDPASGISIGVEHFAASLNSLLFLDGAVQSDFAGWAGDLLTVMEDALDLVKKGLGQHDILSAGLYLINNPDIGTFPPKDLIADVDAFNVGHILLNNRSLRLPVVLKNYYANLYQKRFSLFLQNRFHNSIEVLYEQSIKIFNSPNPVLTAQRVAIVAAVGPFVYNFQQGEDMATAFTNIIYRKIRKETKENSNIGREQR encoded by the coding sequence ATGAACCCTTCGATATTAGCAGTACAAATATGGGTTAATGAAACATATAGGGGAAGAGAAGGCTTTAACCCATCACCAGAAACTGGGAAAGCAGGATTATCTAGTATTTATGCTCTTATAAGAGCTTTACAGCTTGAATTAGGGATTTCAACACCGACTGATAACTTTGGTCCTGGAGCATCCACATTGTATAAGGCTTGGGGAGAAATGGAACTTGGTAAAGTACCTACAGATGAGATTGGAAAAAGGATTGTTACCATTCTTCAAGGGGCTATGTATTGTAAGGGGTATAATCCAGGTGGTTTTACAGGTCGCTTCGAAGAAGGAACACAAGCTGCAGTCTTAAAATTACAGACAGACGCTGGCCTACCGATTCGTGATGGAAAAGTATATGATTATGTATTCAAGGCTTTTCTATCCATGGATGTATATGTCCTCACCATCGGTGGTGATACACGTGTTAGAGAAATACAAAAAGACCTTAACTACAATTATTTTACTACTTCTGGCGTTCAACCGACTGATGGTCATTATCAAAGCGGGACTAATAAAGCCTTAATATATGGAATCCAGACAGAAAAAGGAATACCTACAGGAATACAGACTGGAACAGTAGGACCACTAACAACAAATTCTCTTCCAACATTAAGGATTGGAAGTAGTGGACAGTTTGTAAAACTCTTTCAATATGCTTTATATGTTAATCATTTTGACCCTGGGCCATTTGATGGTTATTATGGGGAAAATGTTAAAGTAGCTGTTACTGCCTTTCAAGCGTTTGTAGGGTTACCTCCTGATGGAATTGGAAATATACAAACTTGGCTTTCTGTTTTAGTTAGTACAGGAGACCCCAATCGTAAAGGAACCGCATGTGATAGCATCACAGAAGTTACGCCAGCTAGAGCTCAATCTCTTATTGACTTTGGTTATCAAGTGATTGGGCGATATTTAACCAATGCTGAAGGGGGAATAAATAAAAAAATCCAGACAGGAGAAATAGAAACTATTTTTGAGAGTGGATTGAATCTGTTCCCTATTTTTCAAACGCATGGAGGAGAAGCTTCTTATTTTAATGAAGAACAAGGGAAAAAAGATGCTCGAGATGCCTATAATGCCGCCAGAAGATATGGATTTAAAAGAGGGACTACTATATACTTTTCTGTTGATTTTGACGCATTAGAATATCAAGTTTCAGACAATATCATTCCACATTTCAGAGGAATAAATGACTATTTGGAGAATAAAGGTAGTTATTATAAAATTGGGATATATGGGTCTCGAAATGTATGTTCAAGCGTCTCAGATGAAGGGTTTGCAACTACTAGTTTCATTAGTGATATGTCCACTGGATTTAGCGGAAACGTAGGATACCCCCTCCCTAAAAATTGGGTATTTGATCAAATATCTACTATTAGAGTTGGAACAGGGAACGGTTATATTGAAATTGATAATAACATTGCATCAGGGAGGGATTGGGGCGTTAGTTCTGCTGTCCCTTTAGATCCTTCTGTACGAAATGACATTTTTTTCTCACAGTTAGAAGCTATATATCAACTTGCATTAGAGAATGGTTATTCTGTCTCTCAAGCAAATATCGTAACATTACATGTACTTCGTGAGAGTGTATATAATAGTACATTATGGAATAATTTAGCAGGATCCATAGAGTCTGATTTTGTACACTTAGTAAAGAGTAGCATCGACATGCCTGTAGAAGAAATTTATGACCCTGCGAGTGGTATTTCTATAGGAGTGGAGCATTTTGCGGCCTCATTAAATAGTCTCTTGTTTTTAGACGGTGCTGTACAATCTGATTTTGCAGGATGGGCAGGGGATTTACTAACCGTAATGGAAGATGCTCTGGACTTAGTTAAAAAAGGACTTGGCCAGCACGACATTTTAAGTGCGGGCCTATATTTAATAAACAATCCTGATATTGGTACTTTCCCGCCAAAGGATTTGATTGCTGATGTTGATGCTTTCAATGTAGGGCACATTCTTCTAAATAATCGCTCTTTACGTTTGCCTGTTGTTCTAAAAAATTATTACGCAAACTTATATCAAAAGAGGTTTTCTTTGTTCCTTCAAAATAGGTTTCACAATAGCATCGAAGTCCTATACGAACAGTCAATTAAGATATTTAATAGTCCAAATCCTGTTCTAACAGCACAAAGAGTGGCTATCGTCGCGGCAGTTGGACCATTTGTTTATAATTTTCAACAAGGAGAAGATATGGCAACTGCTTTTACCAATATTATATATAGAAAAATTAGAAAGGAAACAAAAGAAAATTCAAATATAGGAAGAGAGCAGCGATAA
- a CDS encoding 2Fe-2S iron-sulfur cluster-binding protein produces the protein MPKVTVLGQKTFEVEKGKKLVLALEDNGVNILHRCGGNAKCTTCRVEVLEGEFCDLTNVEKNAISEKGIEDHLRLSCQIRVNADVTIRPIMTVENSGLDTGPRPVE, from the coding sequence ATGCCAAAGGTAACTGTTTTGGGACAAAAAACTTTTGAAGTAGAAAAAGGGAAAAAGTTAGTATTAGCACTTGAAGATAACGGAGTAAATATTCTCCACCGTTGCGGAGGAAATGCAAAATGTACGACATGTAGAGTAGAAGTATTGGAAGGTGAATTTTGTGATTTAACGAATGTAGAAAAGAATGCTATTTCAGAGAAAGGAATAGAAGATCACTTACGTTTATCCTGTCAAATTCGTGTAAATGCTGATGTAACCATTCGCCCAATCATGACAGTAGAAAACTCTGGTTTAGATACCGGCCCTAGACCAGTCGAATAA